One Zeugodacus cucurbitae isolate PBARC_wt_2022May chromosome 3, idZeuCucr1.2, whole genome shotgun sequence genomic region harbors:
- the LOC105220102 gene encoding odorant receptor Or2-like codes for MASYQNLPLYSVNIKAFVKLGLIESNNSTRRFLLGIIIIVTYIGQLTNMFRTWDVDIGETGMNFHVLALVTHYLLRFIIIVRKEKKFERLFQGIEPWYTDIERHGDPHIVSILQKITQKTQRLTRLSFYASVVATLATFIYSLSFDERRLLVTVQYPFFDVLQTPFFEFFFLIQMVWLVPTSLLVYLSFTNIFLTSLMFGELILKDLCLKLRNIRSENEMTMLKEFKDCIAYHNKIIDLCDDIEDLISMDAFFHVTSFGMMLCMLLFFLSMIDDLELIPAVLVMMGFDMYLIGFSYYYANNLATESLEVANAAYDTPWYRGNLEMRKCVLIMIARSQNPLQITAGGLYPLTMENFQAILRISYSYFSLLQGVSQQ; via the exons ATGGCTAGCTATCAAAATCTACCGTTATATTCAGTGAATATAAAAGCTTTTGTTAAACTAGGACTCATCGAGTCAAACAACTCGACCAGACGCTTTCTGTTAggcataataataatagtgaCTTATATCGGGCAATTGACAAATATGTTTAGGACATGGGATGTGGATATTGGCGAGACGGGTATGAATTTCCACGTATTGGCGCTTGTGACGCATTATTTGCTACGTTTTATAATCATTGTGAGAAAGGAAAAGAAATTTGAACGACTCTTTCAAGGCATCGAGCCGTGGTACACAGATATCGAG CGCCATGGAGATCCACATATAGTCAGCATATTACAGAAAATAACACAGAAGACTCAGAGGCTGACACGCTTGAGCTTCTATGCTTCTGTTGTAGCAACGTTAGCCACTTTCATATATTCGTTATCATTTGACGAACGCA GACTTCTAGTGACCGTGCAATACCCATTCTTCGACGTTCTCCAAACACCATTCTTTGAATTCTTCTTTCTCATACAAATGGTGTGGTTAGTGCCGACATCTTTGTTAGTTTATCTGTCATTTACGAATATTTTCCTCACATCTCTGATGTTCGGCGAACTGATCTTAAAGGATTTGTGTTTGAAGCTAAGAAATATACGCAGTGAAAATGAGATGACCATGTTAAAAGAGTTTAAGGATTGTATTgcatatcataataaaattatcgA ttTGTGCGATGATATCGAAGATTTGATTTCAATGGATGCATTCTTTCACGTGACGTCCTTTGGTATGATGCTATGCATGCTGCTCTTCTTCCTCTCAATG ATAGATGATCTCGAACTTATTCCAGCGGTGCTGGTAATGATGGGTTTTGACATGTATTTGATTGGCTTTTCCTATTATTACGCAAACAATCTTGCTACTGAG AGTCTAGAAGTTGCCAATGCCGCTTACGATACCCCCTGGTATAGAGGAAATTTGGAAATGCGTAAATGTGTCCTTATTATGATCGCAAGATCTCAAAATCCTCTACAG ATCACGGCTGGTGGACTTTACCCGTTGACTATGGAgaattttcaagcaattttacgtatttcatattcatatttttcactGCT